From a single Fusarium fujikuroi IMI 58289 draft genome, chromosome FFUJ_chr03 genomic region:
- a CDS encoding related to pseudouridine synthase: MAADQVREGVFAINKPCGQSSAQVIRECQQAFNPSSFFKPLIDSEVAKRISESGKEFARRKLIKKASQVKIGHGGTLDPLATGVLILGIGSATKSLPQFLECTKTYETIVVFGAATDTYDRVGRILTKRPYEHITREKVEKELETFRGRQMQIPPLYSALKMNGKPLYEYAREGKPIPRQIEGREVEVKDIELVEWYEPGKHNHRWPTEEAEAAERNLAEQVWRVKKQQETNKKLSPEEKQQDDKAIAAHESFKRSFEERQDALIKDAPSKRSRKSKEPPMMSGALGQLPQPTYSNKGSNLVPESPDTSTPPPWSDQGPPAVKVRLTVTSGFYVRSFCHDLGAKLDSAALMAELARTRQSDFEVGNDNCLEYEDLAKGEEVWGPQVARMLESWSKNKPQPPAGDKSNKKKNESKGNGSSKWKHDKQQSPNKGEKRRRSNSPNETESPPRKAIALESQEDSKPVKEPKSETSKSETAIRSEDEKSWNGIED, encoded by the exons ATGGCAGCGGACCAGGTCCGAGAAGGCGTCTTTG CCATCAACAAGCCTTGCGGCCAAAGCTCGGCGCAAGTCATTCGCGAATGCCAGCAAGCATTCAATCCCTCTAGCTTTTTCAAGCCATTGATCGATTCCGAGGTCGCAAAGCGCATTAGCGAATCCGGCAAAGAGTTCGCCCGtcgcaagctcatcaagaaagCCTCGCAGGTCAAGATTGGCCATGGAGGAACTTTGGATCCCCTTGCTACAGGTGTTCTCATCCTGGGCATTGGATCCGCCACCAAGTCTCTTCCCCAGTTTCTGGAATGCACTAAGACGTACGAGACCATTGTTGTATTTGGCGCCGCGACCGACACCTACGATCGAGTAGGTCGCATTCTGACCAAGCGGCCATATGAGCATATCACTCGCGAGAAAGTTGAGAAGGAGCTCGAAACGTTCAGGGGCCGTCAGATGCAGATCCCGCCCCTATACTCtgcgttgaagatgaacgGGAAGCCCCTGTATGAGTATGCGCGTGAAGGCAAGCCCATCCCACGACAGATCGAGGGTCGAGAAGTCGAGGTTAAGGACATTGAGCTGGTGGAATGGTACGAGCCTGGGAAGCACAATCACCGATGGCCAACCgaggaagctgaggctgCAGAGCGCAACCTGGCGGAGCAGGTCTGGAGGGTTAAGAAGCAACAGGAGACCAACAAGAAGTTGAGCCCAGAGGAGAAGCAACAGGACGATAAAGCGATAGCGGCGCACGAATCGTTCAAGCGCAGTTTTGAGGAGCGCCAAGATGCGCTTATCAAAGATGCACCTTCGAAGCGATCGCGAAAATCCAAAGAGCCTCCCATGATGTCTGGCGCTCTTGGACAGCTACCACAGCCGACATACTCTAATAAGGGGTCGAACCTGGTTCCAGAGTCGCCTGATACAAGCACACCTCCCCCGTGGAGCGACCAAGGACCTCCCGCCGTGAAGGTGCGGTTGACTGTAACATCTGGATTCTATGTCAGGAGCTTCTGCCATGATCTAGGGGCTAAGCTGGATTCAGCTGCCCTGATGGCAGAGCTTGCTCGAACACGCCAGAGCGACTTCGAAGTCGGGAACGACAACTGTCTCGAATATGAGGATCTGGCCAAGGGTGAAGAGGTTTGGGGGCCTCAAGTTGCTCGTATGCTCGAGAGTTGGAGCAAGAACAAGCCACAACCACCCGCTGGTGACAAGTcgaataagaagaaaaatgaGTCGAAGGGCAATGGCTCATCTAAATGGAAACACGACAAGCAACAAAGTCCCAACAAGGGAGAAAAGCGAAGACGATCGAATTCTCCAAACGAGACAGAATCACCGCCTCGAAAGGCGATAGCTCTTGAGTCCCAGGAGGACTCCAAGCCCGTGAAGGAACCCAAATCAGAGACGTCAAAGTCCGAAACCGCAATTAggtctgaggatgagaagtcaTGGAACGGCATTGAGGACTGA
- a CDS encoding probable ATP-binding cassette transporter protein YOR1, with product MPDPVDKELQPSDTQAASLSPTNFEKSSDSDEDKIREFGEKHAERSEKIDEITEKHESRLADLEEIKTGATEASAITPTTSGTQAQQKKSWHKKLNPLRWGSPPPVPEKPMQSREHDAGFLSKLTFQWMGPLMHAGYRRPLEENDIWTVNPDRAVEPLTLQMKASFQKRVERGDKHPLFWAMHETFKGEFWTGGACALYTSIIQVISPFTLRYLIQFAADAYVANKTGGPPPHLGKGIGLAFGITLMQITQSLGTNHYIYRGMTVGGQSRGVLIGLIYEKSLVISGRAKAEGALQSNAPGAKDDAEDKKKAKKAKKAKPDASDGTGWGNGRITALQSVDTYRVDQASALFHMVWTSPILCLLTLALLLVNITYSALAGYGLLVIGMPFLTKAIRSLFHRRRAINQITDQRVSLTQEILQSVRFVKFFGWEKAFLERLGDFRNKEIHAIQILLAIRNALNAVSMSLPIFASMLSFICYSLTHSGLTAAEVFSSLALFNGLRIPLNLLPMVLGQVIDAWGSVQRIQEFLLQEEMVEDMTIDTTGDDAIRLQAASFTWEKSHKEESEKSEKDKKQIQAQTSQHEPSGDDTSTLVEEREPFKLQDLSFGVKRNELVAVIGSVGSGKSSLLSALAGDMRKTDGHVTFGASRAFCPQYAWIQNTTLKNNIIFGKDMDKNWYKEVIQACALQADLDMLPNGDMTEIGERGITISGGQKQRLNIARAIYFDADIVLMDDPLSAVDAHVGRHIFDNAILGLLKDKCRILATHQLWVLSRCDRIIWMENGKIQAVDTFEKLMKDHKGFQSLMETTAVEEKREEATKPDDGEQPTADEKKKKKKKGAALMTQEEKASSSVSWSVYAAYVRASGSILNAPLVLFLLIVSQGANIVTSLWLSYWTSNKFNLSTGVYIAIYAALGVVQALLMFAFSVVLSILGTKSSKVMLRIAVTRVLRAPMSFFDTTPLGRITNRFSRDVDVMDNNLSDALRMFLLTMGMITSVFILIIAFYYYFVIALVPLYIAFVTAAMYYRASAREVKRFESVLRSHVFAKFGEGLTGVASIRAYGLQDRFVNELRESIDNMNGAYYITFANQRWLSMRIDLIGVLLVFVTAILVVTSRFSINPSTGGLVLSYILSIVGMMQFSVRQLAEVENAMNAVERLYYYGTELEEEAPSHTVEVRKTWPEKGEIVFDNVEMRYRAGLPLVLSGLTMHVKGGERIGIVGRTGAGKSSIMSTLFRLVEISGGKITIDGLDISTLGLHDLRSRLAIIPQDPTLFRGTVRSNLDPFHEHTDLALWSALRQADLVPANAASPEEARRTNDPSRIHLDTPVEEDGLNFSLGQRQLMALARALVRGAQIIVCDEATSSVDMETDDKIQATMAVGFRGKTLLCIAHRLRTIIGYDRICVMDAGRIAELDTPMELWKRGGIFRSMCDRSGIRVEDIHGAKEEMVVVTGESSQQ from the exons ATGCCTGATCCTGTGGACAAGGAGCTTCAGCCCTCTGATACCCAGGCAGCGTCTCTCTCCCCAACAAATTTCGAAAAGTCCAGCGACTCAGATGAGGACAAGATAAGGGAGTTTGGAGAAAAACACGCCGAAAGAAGCGAGAAAATTGATGAAATCACTGAGAAACATGAATCAAGGCTTGCAGATCTCGAGGAAATCAAGACTGGCGCAACTGAAGCTTCAGCAATTACACCGACAACATCAGGAACTCAAGCGCAACAGAAGAAGTCATGGCATAAGAAATTGAATCCTCTCCGCTGGGGCTCGCCACCTCCGGTTCCTGAAAAGCCAATGCAGAGTAGGGAACATGATGCTGGTTTCCTAAGCAAGTTAACATTCCAATGGATGGGACCGTTGATGCAT GCTGGCTACCGAAGACCCCTGGAAGAGAATGACATCTGGACTGTCAATCCGGACAGAGCCGTGGAACCACTGACTCTGCAAATGAAAGCATCGTTCCAGAAACGAGTTGAAAGAGGTGACAAGCACCCCCTATTCTGGGCTATGCACGAGACTTTTAAGGGGGAATTTTGGACGGGAGGCGCATGTGCCCTCTACACCAGCATCATTCAGGTCATAAGTCCATTCACCCTTCGATACCTAATTCAATTCGCTGCCGACGCCTATGTAGCGAACAAGACTGGTGGGCCTCCGCCCCATCTTGGTAAGGGTATCGGGCTGGCCTTTGGCATCACACTGATGCAAATCACGCAGAGTTTGGGAACGAACCACTACATCTACCGAGGCATGACAGTTGGTGGTCAGAGCAGAGGAGTTTTGATTGGACTTATCTATGAAAAGTCGCTGGTCATTTCAGGCCGCGCCAAAGCTGAGGGTGCTTTACAGAGCAACGCACCTGGTGCAAaagacgatgctgaagacaagaagaaggccaagaaagcCAAAAAGGCGAAGCCGGATGCGTCAGATGGAACAGGCTGGGGAAACGGCCGTATCACTGCTCTGCAGAGTGTTGACACGTATCGTGTCGATCAGGCATCTGCTCTCTTCCATATGGTATGGACGTCTCCTATTTTATGTCTCCTCACTCTAGCACTCTTGCTCGTCAATATCACCTACAGCGCCCTGGCTGGTTACGGTTTGCTTGTTATTGGAATGCCGTTCTTGACGAAGGCTATTCGAAGTTTGTTTCACCGGCGACGAGCGATCAATCAAATTACCGATCAACGTGTGTCTCTCACCCAGGAAATCTTGCAGTCAGTCCGCTTTGTCAAGTTTTTTGGATGGGAGAAGGCCTTCCTCGAACGTCTCGGTGATTTCAGAAATAAAGAAATCCACGCTATTCAGATCTTGCTTGCTATTCGAAACGCACTCAATGCCGTCAGCATGTCACTCCCCATCTTCGCCTCCATGCTGTCCTTCATCTGCTACTCCCTCACGCATAGCGGTCTTACGGCTGCCGAGGTTTTCTCCTCGCTGGCTTTGTTTAACGGTCTCAGAATTCCCCTGAATTTGTTGCCAATGGTTCTGGGTCAAGTAATTGATGCGTGGGGCTCTGTTCAGCGAATTCAAGAGTTTCTGCTTCAGGAAGAGATGGTCGAAGATATGACAATTGACACCACGGGTGATGATGCGATCCGACTGCAAGCCGCCTCTTTTACTTGGGAGAAGTCGCACAAGGAAGAGTCCGAGAAGAgcgagaaggacaagaagcagatCCAGGCTCAAACTTCTCAGCACGAACCTTCAGGTGATGACACAAGCACTTTGGTCGAGGAGCGAGAGCCTTTCAAGCTTCAAGATCTCAGCTTTGGTGTAAAGAGGAACGAGCTTGTTGCTGTCATCGGATCAGTCGGTAGTGGGAAGAGTTCTCTACTGTCTGCACTTGCTGGCGACATGAGGAAGACTGATGGCCACGTTACTTTCGGCGCATCCAGAGCTTTCTGTCCTCAATATGCTTGGATTCAGAACACCActctcaagaacaacatcataTTTGGTAAAGACATGGACAAGAATTGGTACAAAGAAGTCATTCAAGC CTGCGCGCTCCAGGCAGATCTCGATATGCTTCCCAACGGCGATATGACGGAAATCGGTGAACGTGGTATTACCATCTCTGGAGGTCAGAAGCAGCGTCTCAATATCGCCCGAGCCATCTACTTCGACGCCGATATCGTTCTTATGGACGACCCCCTTAGCGCTGTTGACGCTCATGTTGGCCGTCATATCTTCGATAATGccattcttggccttctcaaggATAAGTGTCGCATCCTGGCCACCCACCAGCTCTGGGTACTCAGTCGCTGTGATCGCATCATTTGGATGGAGAACGGCAAGATCCAAGCCGTTGATACGTTCGAGAAACTTATGAAGGACCATAAAGGGTTCCAGTCTCTTATGGAGACAACTGCGGTTGAGGAAAAGCGAGAAGAGGCCACGAAACCCGACGATGGCGAGCAACCCACGGCGgacgagaaaaagaagaagaagaagaagggagctGCCCTGATgacccaagaagaaaaggctaGTTCGAGTGTCTCGTGGTCTGTCTACGCTGCCTACGTCAGGGCATCTGGTTCCATATTGAACGCTCCGTTGGTGCTATTCCTCCTTATTGTCTCTCAGGGAGCCAATATCGTGACAAGCCTGTGGTTATCATATTGGACTTCAAACAAGTTCAATCTCTCTACAGGTGTCTACATCGCTATCTACGCAGCACTTGGTGTTGTGCAGGCTCTCCTCATGTTCGCCTTCTCTGTGGTCCTGTCCATTCTGGGAACGAAATCGAGTAAGGTCATGCTTAGAATCGCTGTAACTCGCGTCCTTCGTGCACCCATGTCCTTCTTTGATACGACACCACTTGGACGTATCACGAACCGCTTTTCACGGGACGTTGATGTTATGGACAACAATCTTTCGGACGCACTTCGCATGTTCCTGTTGACCATGGGTATGATCACATCAGTATTCATCCTTATCATTGCGTTCTACTATTACTTCGTGATCGCCTTGGTCCCTCTGTACATTGCATTTGTCACAGCAGCGATGTACTACCGTGCTTCGGCACGAGAAGTCAAACGTTTCGAATCCGTCCTCAGATCGCACGTCTTTGCCAAGTTCGGCGAGGGCCTCACAGGTGTCGCGTCGATTCGAGCCTACGGGCTACAGGATCGCTTCGTTAACGAACTACGTGAATCTATCGACAACATGAACGGCGCTTACTACATTACCTTCGCTAATCAGCGTTGGCTCTCAATGCGAATCGATCTTATCGGCGTACTCCTTGTCTTTGTGACAGCCATCCTTGTTGTTACGTCCCGTTTCTCGATCAATCCTTCCACTGGTGGCCTTGTTCTGAGTTACATCCTCTCGATTGTTGGCATGATGCAATTTTCTGTGCGTCAACTTGCCGAAGTCGAGAATGCTATGAATGCTGTGGAGAGACTTTACTACTATGGTACTGaacttgaggaggaggctccTTCACATACCGTCGAAGTTCGGAAAACGTGGCCCGAGAAGGGTGAAATTGTCTTCGATAATGTCGAGATGCGATATCGTGCTGGTCTCCCACTTGTCCTTTCAGGATTGACAATGCATGTCAAGGGCGGCGAGCGCATTGGTATCGTTGGGCGTACTGGTGCTGGAAAGAGTTCTATCATGAGCACTTTGTTCCGTCTGGTAGAGATCTCTGGTGGTAAGATTACCATCGATGGTCTCGATATTTCCACCCTTGGACTTCACGATCTCCGATCCCGGCTCGCGATTATCCCGCAGGATCCCACCCTCTTCAGAGGGACTGTCCGCAGCAACCTCGATCCTTTCCATGAACACACTGATCTCGCACTCTGGTCTGCTCTGCGCCAAGCGGATCTTGTTCCTGCCAACGCTGCATCGCCCGAAGAAGCACGCCGTACAAACGATCCCTCACGTATACATCTCGACACCCctgtcgaggaagatggcctcAACTTCTCGCTCGGTCAAAGGCAGCTCATGGCACTCGCACGAGCTCTTGTCCGAGGCGCCCAGATCATCGTTTGCGACGAAGCCACTTCCTCGGTGGATATGGAGACAGACGATAAGATCCAGGCTACTATGGCAGTTGGGTTCCGCGGCAAAACACTTCTGTGCATCGCTCATCGCCTGCGAACCATCATCGGCTACGATCGTATCTGTGTCATGGATGCAGGGCGTATCGCTGAGCTGGATACACCGATGGAACTGTGGAAAAGAGGCGGTATTTTTCGCAGCATGTGTGATCGCAGTGGTATCAGGGTCGAAGATATACACGGTGCAAAAGAAGAGATGGTTGTGGTGACAGGAGAGAGCAGCCAACAGTGA
- a CDS encoding probable CSL4-core component of the 3`-5` exosome, with product MAVDDIPSVALPGNILGPVTKFAPGPGTHVYGGNVVSSLLGRVTVTPPAKTPGPQKRLNKITAPTTEELATISVARHGHKREILPDVENIVLARVLRLMPKQAIVVIQQVGDTVLQTEWQGVIRVQDVRATEKDKVKIYESFKPGDIVRAQVISLGDQANYYLSTASNELGVVMATSEAGNDMVPISWKEYRDPETGICEPRKVAKPS from the exons ATGGCTGTCGACGACATTCCCTCCGTTGCCCTGCCCGGCAATATCTTGGGCCCGGTCACCAAATTTGCGCCGGGGCCCGGAACACATGTTTACGGAGGTAATGTAGTTTCTTCTCTGCTTGGCCGAGTCACTGTGACACCCCCGGCAAAGACTCCCGGCCCTCAAAAGCGTCTCAACAAGATCACTGCACCTACGACAGAGGAACTGGCTACTATCTCCGTTGCCCGTCATGGCCACAAGCGCGAGATATTGCCCGACGTCGAGAATATTGTCCTTGCACGAGTCCTGCGCCTGATGCCAAAGCAAGCGATTGTGGTTATTCAGCAAGTTGGCGACACAGTATTGCAGACAGAGTGGCAGGGTGTGATCAGAGTGCAAGATGTAAGGGCAACAGAAAAGGATAAGGTTAAAATTTACGAGTCTTTTAAGCCTGGCGACATTGTCCGCGCGCAAGTG ATATCCCTCGGAGACCAGGCCAACTACTACCTATCGACGGCTTCGAACGAACTGGGCGTTGTTATGGCTACGAGTGAGGCGGGTAATGATATGGTCCCTATCAGTTGGAAAGAATACAGAGATCCCGAAACAGGAATTTGCGAGCCTCGAAAGGTTGCAAAGCCAAGCTGA
- a CDS encoding related to TFIID and SAGA subunit TAF61, whose product MSTTMVMTMAAPTLSADSTPCCPGCGYSLPLDHSQVQLLEAQARIEDLENQVRLLNEKATAAVDRWADYEDELANLRAQLPSSPTQKQLPATPTNPRMSFLQSGTSRLSSFLSPRKSHELPHIDTNPSRPSNQRSISSQSHRPQQLQPLPSPSAEDLLEALNREQCLRKEAEGKVAATSQEVEELSAALFEQANEMVAEERRARAKLEQRVDELERRDQEKRRRLDKLEGAMTRIERVRLLLAEAEEDVESSKKTVKEIEALERQQEEEERKEKEQSKPKQPQSDSRDSVYSVPVDEHPERRSLEEHSNKEQLNDNN is encoded by the coding sequence ATGTCAACGACAATGGTCATGACAATGGCAGCGCCCactctctctgctgattctACGCCGTGCTGCCCGGGCTGTGGCTATTCATTACCTCTCGATCACAGCCAAGTTCAACTGCTTGAGGCCCAGGCCCGTATCGAAGATCTCGAAAACCAAGTCCGTCTTCTTAATGAGAAGGCCACTGCCGCCGTCGATCGCTGGGCCGATTACGAGGATGAACTAGCCAATTTGCGCGCTCAGCTACCCTCATCGCCAACTCAGAAGCAACTCCCTGCGACGCCTACAAACCCTCGCATGTCATTCCTACAAAGCGGCACCAGCCGGCTATCATCTTTCCTCTCCCCGCGCAAGTCACACGAACTTCCCCATATCGACACCAACCCCTCCCGGCCTTCCAACCAGCGTTCCATAAGCAGCCAATCGCACCGTCCACAACAGTTGCAACCCCTGCCATCTCCCTCAGCCGAAGATCTTCTGGAGGCGCTCAATCGAGAACAATGCTTGCGCAAGGAAGCCGAAGGCAAGGTTGCAGCTACCAGccaggaggttgaggagcttAGCGCTGCCCTCTTCGAGCAGGCAAATGAAATGGTCGCCGAGGAGAGACGTGCACGGGCAAAGTTAGAACAGCGCGTGGATGAGCTGGAGCGACGAGATCAAGAGAAACGGAGACGTCTCGATAAACTAGAAGGGGCCATGACGAGGATCGAGAGAGTGAGATTACTATTGGCAGAGGCGGAAGAGGATGTCGAGTCAAGCAAAAAGACTGTCAAAGAGATTGAGGCGCTAGAAAGACagcaggaagaggaagaacgaaaagaaaaggagcaatcaaagccaaagcaacCCCAGTCCGACAGCCGTGATTCGGTTTACAGCGTACCTGTTGATGAGCATCCGGAAAGACGGTCTCTGGAAGAGCACAGTAACAAAGAACAGTTGAACGATAATAACTGA
- a CDS encoding related to CSI2 protein yields the protein MRPINYLPRPDLLVSVFASISVYGGLAMAQDTKDDPKNNDPSAIPEATDSKNSDANKPTNTAAEPASTETKDNAKPASTKDEQSSKTEEKEEPKSTAKDDSKSTEEEDQASTATGEGPTKTKDIQSTITSIASSGTEEAMPTLTRYKPIPTYPAPSVPPTNNAPFMRHSSAPDGTVFIAVGAILGALGLAILLWRLIVGILLHRSVERAAKAQHSENAKTGFPAPPAPFYKYTDTGSTMSLSAGRGVRRTTRGPVLSSTPSASNLFFSPTAAASGNGAGNRGSAFLPSGFYAAGTSSPGGQHENNISMTNLRPDSRGHFGTPSRHTLNPSPPDSPSFQGRRDISNSTLNLNRPPSQRAPSAFLEDLLADDPSSLPPPHMPASTARRSSYGSGSPGAHNRI from the coding sequence ATGAGACCAATCAACTACCTACCGAGACCTGACCTTTTGGTCTCGGTGTTTGCCTCCATTTCAGTGTACGGTGGCCTGGCTATGGCTCAAGATACCAAGGATGACCCCAAGAATAATGATCCATCTGCTATTCCTGAGGCGACCGATTCGAAGAATAGCGATGCCAATAAACCCACCAATACAGCCGCTGAGCCAGCTAGTACTGAGACGAAAGACAATGCGAAGCCTGCGTCAACGAAAGACGAGCAGTCTTCCAAAAcggaggaaaaagaagagccCAAGTCTACTGCGAAAGATGACTCCAAGTCtactgaggaagaggatcagGCTAGTACTGCGACAGGAGAGGGTCCAACCAAAACCAAAGACATTCAGTCCACGATCACATCCATCGCTTCTTCTGGCACGGAAGAAGCTATGCCTACCTTGACAAGATACAAGCCAATTCCGACTTATCCAGCTCCTTCGGTTCCCCCTACTAACAACGCTCCTTTCATGCGGCACTCGAGTGCCCCTGACGGTACCGTGTTTATTGCAGTTGGTGCTATCCTTGGCGCTCTTGGGCTCGCCATCCTACTCTGGCGTCTTATCGTTGGCATCCTCCTGCATCGGTCTGTTGAGCGAGCAGCCAAAGCCCAACATAGCGAGAACGCAAAGACTGGCTTTCCTGCGCCCCCTGCACCTTTCTACAAATATACTGATACCGGATCGACAATGTCTCTCTCTGCTGGTCGTGGCGTGCGACGAACCACCCGTGGACCTGTTCTATCGTCAACTCCTAGTGCCTCCAATCTGTTTTTCTCTCCAACTGCCGCAGCATCAGGCAACGGGGCTGGCAATCGTGGCTCTGCATTTTTGCCATCTGGTTTTTATGCGGCTGGCACGAGCTCTCCCGGTGGCCAACATGAGAATAACATCAGCATGACCAACTTACGCCCTGATTCACGCGGTCACTTTGGCACTCCTTCACGACATACCTTGAATCCAAGTCCTCCAGATTCACCTTCATTCCAAGGCCGAAGGGATATCAGTAACTCgaccctcaatctcaatcgACCACCAAGCCAACGCGCCCCTAGTGCGTTCCTCGAAGACCTTCTCGCTGACGATCCTTCGAGTCTGCCACCTCCACATATGCCTGCCTCGACCGCCAGGCGCTCATCCTATGGCAGTGGCTCTCCTGGCGCGCACAACCGAATCTAA
- a CDS encoding probable VPS68 Protein involved in vacuolar protein sorting, with protein MEEERLWKFRRPEWLNTVWARNAGVYSAGAIFSIAFYIMLDSAVWSKSSRNGSDIHVKFVDWLPFIFSSLGMLIINSVEKQRLSADSFSYSGNGVAWKARVVLFLGFAALAGGMAGGVTVFVLKFVVPSVAMPALGMGIENVLSNALVGVSSVVLWISQNMEDEYSYNLSL; from the exons ATGGAGGAAGAGCGTCTTTGGAAGTTTCGACGGCCCGAGTGGCTCAACACGGTCTGGGCCCGAAATGCTGGTGTCTACAGCGCCGGAGCTATT TTCTCCATCGCCTTTTACATCATGCTCGATTCCGCAGTCTGGTCAAAGTCATCACGCAACGGCTCCGATATCCATGTCAAGTTTGTTGACTGGCTGCCCTTTATTTTCTCCAGCTTGGGCATGCTTATCATCAATTCGGTCGAAAAGCAACGCCTAAGCGCCGATTCCTTCAGCTACAGCGGAAATGGGGTAGCGTGGAAGGCTCGCGTGGTTCTGTTCTTGGGTTTTGCTGCTCTCGCTGGTGGAATGGCCGGTGGTGTCACCGTCTTTGTTCTCAAGTTCGTTGTGCCCAGCGTCGCTATGCCTGCTCTGGGTATGGGAATTGAGAATGTGCTCAGTAACGCTCTTGTTGGCGTTAG CTCTGTCGTCCTTTGGATCAGCCAGAACATGGAAGACGAATACTCCTACAACCTCTCCCTGTAG
- a CDS encoding related to bifunctional 4-hydroxyphenylacetate degradation enzyme produces the protein MASSTLQRLVRFVPRSSPSKILIGQPADKDIDVGAALRRGQEVAVNVWSGSSVLSPGSSTGTTETIDRILSPLAQNEIGTVRCVGLNYRKHAAECGLDPPAIPVIFMKPATTIVDPWPARGTIPKLSQVDESGDYEAELAVVIGQTAKNVSEAEALDYVLGYTAANDVSSRTQQLNQSQWSFSKSFDGACPLGPTLVLKSLITDPTKLHMRGLKNGEVYQESGTDDLIFSIPKIISWLSQGTTLPPGTVIVTGTPAGVGMGRTPKDALRHGDEFAVEILPHIGTLTNIFENEKSSFMTKL, from the exons ATGGCCTCATCTACCCTCCAGC GTCTCGTACGCTTTGTACCGAGATCTAGTCCTTCCAAGATCCTTATCGGTCAGCCAGCAGACAAGGATATTGATGTTGGTGCTGCCTTACGCCGGGGTCAAGAGGTTGCTGTCAATGTTTGGTCAGGTTCATCAGTCCTGTCCCCAGGATCCTCTACTGGTACTACCGAAACCATTGACCGCATTCTGTCCCCTCTTGCCCAAAATGAGATCGGTACTGTTCGGTGTGTCGGTTTGAAT TACAGAAAGCATGCTGCCGAATGTGGACTTGATCCCCCAGCAATCCCGGTCATCTTCAT GAAACCAGCGACAACGATTGTGGATCCTTGGCCAGCTCGTGGAACCATTCCCAAGCTGAGCCAGGTGGACGAGTCTGGCGATTACGAGGCAGAATTAGCTGTGGTAATTGGTCAGACAGCTAAGAACGTCAGCGAGGCCGAAGCTTTGGACTACGTTCTTGGATACACTGCCGCCAACGATGTTTCCAGCCGTACTCAACAGCTGAACCAGTCTCAATGGTCTTTCTCAAAGAGCTTTGATGGGGCTTGTCCATTAG GCCCAACACTGGTTCTCAAATCTCTTATTACAGATCCTACCAAGCTTCACATGCGAGGGTTGAAGAACGGCGAAGTGTATCAGGAGAGCGGCACTGA CGACCTCATCTTTTCTATCCCTAAAATTATCAGCTGGCTGTCCCAAGGCACTACACTTCCCCCGGGAACTGTCATTGTCACTGGCACCCCCGCAGGTGTTGGGATGGGCCGAACCCCCAAGGATGCGCTCCGGCACGGCGACGAATTTGCGGTTGAGATTCTGCCTCATATTGGAACCCTCACCAACATTtttgagaatgagaagagtAGCTTCATGACCAAGTTGTAA